In Clarias gariepinus isolate MV-2021 ecotype Netherlands chromosome 1, CGAR_prim_01v2, whole genome shotgun sequence, one DNA window encodes the following:
- the zgc:109889 gene encoding actin-binding protein WASF3 isoform X1: MPLVKRSIEPRHLCRGALPERVSSELECVTNSTLAAVIKQLGSLSRHAEDIFGELFKEANSFCLRMSHLQERVDLLAVKVTQLDSTVEEVSLQDINMRKAFKSSTIQDQQVVSRASIPNPVMEIYQCGDKPPPLNILSPYRDDKKDALKFYTDPSYFFNLWKEKMLQATEDKRKEKRRQKTSGPAQAHSAQSKSLLSRQAAPRSPLFCSEQQKQIEEPGREVKKVRKARNRRQEWNVLAYDKEFRPDARFTPSPYHGMSSEGSLSPDNRSLLSDVGEHSYPGSPNRPAQHTPPCSAYSTTDGKELILTPTQSQTLQRGYRSSGAQSTPAGRDTLGRIQPSHTTPPADPTLNGPRPAQVKDYSGQQSQHSEHFIPPAPPPPPPPLIPSAQTAFDSPTAPSSSSSSSLPAGTMASLSRSYGSSPPAAPPPPPSGPPTHTHPLTHILPPAAAEIVAPRKAQVPLVPMSDARSDLLAAIRRGIQLRKVQEQRELEAKKEPVGNDVATILSRRIAVEYSESDEDSELDENEWSD; the protein is encoded by the exons ATGCCGCTGGTTAAAAGGAGCATTGAGCCCAGGCACCTGTGCAGGGGAGCTCTACCCGAACGAGTCTCCAGTGAGCTTGAGTGTGTCACCAACAGCACTCTGGCAGCCGTCATCAAGCAGCTTGGTAGCCTCA GTCGGCATGCAGAAGACATCTTCGGGGAGCTGTTTAAAGAAGCGAACAGTTTCTGCTTGCGCATGAGTCACCTGCAGGAGCGCGTGGACCTGCTGGCTGTTAAAGTCACCCAGCTGGATTCGACCGTGGAGGAAG tcTCACTGCAGGACATCAACATGAGGAAGGCGTTTAAGAGCTCCACTATTCAGGATCAGCAAGTGGTGTCACGTGCCTCCATCCCTAACCCTGTCATGGAGATCTATCAGTGTGGAGACAAGCCTCCACCACTCAATATCCTTTCCCCGTACAG AGATGATAAGAAGGATGCTCTGAAGTTTTACACAGACCCATCATACTTCTTTAACCTCTGGAAGGAGAAAATGCTGCAAGCAACCGAGGACAAGAGGAAAGAGAAGAGACGTCAGAAG ACGAGCGGTCCGGCCCAGGCTCACTCGGCTCAGTCTAAGTCCCTGCTGTCCAGGCAGGCCGCTCCCAGAAGCCCCCTCTTCTGCTCT gagcAGCAGAAGCAGATTGAGGAACCAGGTCGTGAGGTTAAAAAGGTTCGAAAAGCCCGGAACCGAAGGCAGGAATGGAATGTGCTGGCCTACGACAAAGAATTTCGTCCAGATGCCCGCTTTACACCCTCGCCATATCACGGCATGTCATCAGAGGGCTCACTATCACCTGACAACAG GTCATTGTTATCGGATGTGGGTGAGCATTCTTACCCTGGCAGCCCAAACCGACCTGCACAACACACGCCACCATGCAGCGCTTACTCCACTACAGACGGTAAGGAGCTCATCCTCACTCCTACTCAGAGCCAGACGCTGCAGCGAGGCTACCGGTCCTCTGGCGCCCAGTCCACTCCGGCTGGGAGAGACACGCTGGGCAGGATCCAGCCCTCGCACACAACCCCACCTGCTGACCCCACTCTTAACGGCCCTCGTCCGGCTCAAGTCAAAgactacag CGGTCAACAATCCCAACATTCCGAGCATTTCATccctcctgctcctcctcctccacctccccCACTCATCCCCTCAGCTCAGACAGCCTTCGACAGCCCGACcgctccctcctcctcctcttcctcctcccttCCTGCCGGCACCATGGCCTCCCTGTCCCGCTCCTACGGCTCATCTCCTCCGGCTGCTCCTCCACCACCTCCCTCTGGACCCCCAACACACACGCACCCGCTTACACACATCCTGCCTCCAGCTGCTGCTGAGATAGTGGCCCCCAGGAAGGCTCAAGTGCCACTGGTGCCTATGAGCGACGCCAGGAGCGACCTGTTAGCCGCCATACGCCGAG GAATCCAGTTAAGGAAAGTGCAGGAGCAGAGGGAGCTGGAGGCTAAGAAGGAGCCCGTGGGCAACGACGTAGCCACAATCCTGTCACGCCGCATCGCCGTGGAGTACAGCGAGTCAGACGAGGACTCCGAGCTGGACGAGAACGAGTGGTCCGATTGA
- the zgc:109889 gene encoding actin-binding protein WASF3 isoform X2, with product MPLVKRSIEPRHLCRGALPERVSSELECVTNSTLAAVIKQLGSLSRHAEDIFGELFKEANSFCLRMSHLQERVDLLAVKVTQLDSTVEEVSLQDINMRKAFKSSTIQDQQVVSRASIPNPVMEIYQCGDKPPPLNILSPYRDDKKDALKFYTDPSYFFNLWKEKMLQATEDKRKEKRRQKEQQKQIEEPGREVKKVRKARNRRQEWNVLAYDKEFRPDARFTPSPYHGMSSEGSLSPDNRSLLSDVGEHSYPGSPNRPAQHTPPCSAYSTTDGKELILTPTQSQTLQRGYRSSGAQSTPAGRDTLGRIQPSHTTPPADPTLNGPRPAQVKDYSGQQSQHSEHFIPPAPPPPPPPLIPSAQTAFDSPTAPSSSSSSSLPAGTMASLSRSYGSSPPAAPPPPPSGPPTHTHPLTHILPPAAAEIVAPRKAQVPLVPMSDARSDLLAAIRRGIQLRKVQEQRELEAKKEPVGNDVATILSRRIAVEYSESDEDSELDENEWSD from the exons ATGCCGCTGGTTAAAAGGAGCATTGAGCCCAGGCACCTGTGCAGGGGAGCTCTACCCGAACGAGTCTCCAGTGAGCTTGAGTGTGTCACCAACAGCACTCTGGCAGCCGTCATCAAGCAGCTTGGTAGCCTCA GTCGGCATGCAGAAGACATCTTCGGGGAGCTGTTTAAAGAAGCGAACAGTTTCTGCTTGCGCATGAGTCACCTGCAGGAGCGCGTGGACCTGCTGGCTGTTAAAGTCACCCAGCTGGATTCGACCGTGGAGGAAG tcTCACTGCAGGACATCAACATGAGGAAGGCGTTTAAGAGCTCCACTATTCAGGATCAGCAAGTGGTGTCACGTGCCTCCATCCCTAACCCTGTCATGGAGATCTATCAGTGTGGAGACAAGCCTCCACCACTCAATATCCTTTCCCCGTACAG AGATGATAAGAAGGATGCTCTGAAGTTTTACACAGACCCATCATACTTCTTTAACCTCTGGAAGGAGAAAATGCTGCAAGCAACCGAGGACAAGAGGAAAGAGAAGAGACGTCAGAAG gagcAGCAGAAGCAGATTGAGGAACCAGGTCGTGAGGTTAAAAAGGTTCGAAAAGCCCGGAACCGAAGGCAGGAATGGAATGTGCTGGCCTACGACAAAGAATTTCGTCCAGATGCCCGCTTTACACCCTCGCCATATCACGGCATGTCATCAGAGGGCTCACTATCACCTGACAACAG GTCATTGTTATCGGATGTGGGTGAGCATTCTTACCCTGGCAGCCCAAACCGACCTGCACAACACACGCCACCATGCAGCGCTTACTCCACTACAGACGGTAAGGAGCTCATCCTCACTCCTACTCAGAGCCAGACGCTGCAGCGAGGCTACCGGTCCTCTGGCGCCCAGTCCACTCCGGCTGGGAGAGACACGCTGGGCAGGATCCAGCCCTCGCACACAACCCCACCTGCTGACCCCACTCTTAACGGCCCTCGTCCGGCTCAAGTCAAAgactacag CGGTCAACAATCCCAACATTCCGAGCATTTCATccctcctgctcctcctcctccacctccccCACTCATCCCCTCAGCTCAGACAGCCTTCGACAGCCCGACcgctccctcctcctcctcttcctcctcccttCCTGCCGGCACCATGGCCTCCCTGTCCCGCTCCTACGGCTCATCTCCTCCGGCTGCTCCTCCACCACCTCCCTCTGGACCCCCAACACACACGCACCCGCTTACACACATCCTGCCTCCAGCTGCTGCTGAGATAGTGGCCCCCAGGAAGGCTCAAGTGCCACTGGTGCCTATGAGCGACGCCAGGAGCGACCTGTTAGCCGCCATACGCCGAG GAATCCAGTTAAGGAAAGTGCAGGAGCAGAGGGAGCTGGAGGCTAAGAAGGAGCCCGTGGGCAACGACGTAGCCACAATCCTGTCACGCCGCATCGCCGTGGAGTACAGCGAGTCAGACGAGGACTCCGAGCTGGACGAGAACGAGTGGTCCGATTGA